A stretch of the Cyprinus carpio isolate SPL01 chromosome B4, ASM1834038v1, whole genome shotgun sequence genome encodes the following:
- the LOC109064254 gene encoding nicotinamide phosphoribosyltransferase, with the protein MEQHTGAAEFNILLATDSYKVTHYKQYPPNTSKVYSYFECREKKTEPTKLRKVKYDKTVFYGLQYILHRYLKGQVVTREKIQEAKEVYREHFQDDVFNEKGWNYILEKYNGHLPIEIKAVPEGSVIPRGNVLFTVVSTDPECYWLTNWVETILVQIWYPITVATNSREQKKILAKYLMETSGSLEGLEYKLHDFGYRGVSSQETAGIGASAHLVNFKGTDTVAGICVIKKYYGTKDPVPGFSVPAAEHSTITAWGKDHEKDAFEHIIKQFPSVPVSIVSDSYDIYNACEKIWGEDLRGLIEMRSADAPLVVRPDSGNPLDTVLKVLEILGKKFPLVENSKGYKVLPPYIRVIQGDGVDINTLQEIVEGMKEHRWSIENIAFGSGGALLQKLTRDLLNCSFKCSYVVTNGLGVNVFKDPVADPNKRSKKGRLSLHRTPSGDFVTLEEGKGDLEEYGEDLLHTVFRNGKIVKTYTFDEVRDNAKLKESELEDLLL; encoded by the exons ATGGAGCAGCACACAGGCGCCGCGGAGTTCAACATCTTGTTAGCTACCGACTCCTACAAG GTCACACATTACAAACAGTATCCACCCAACACCAGCAAGGTGTACTCTTACTTTGAGTGCCGCGAGAAGAAGACAGAACCTACCAAGCTCAGAAAAGTCAAATACGACAAAACGGTCTTCTATGGGCTTCAGTACATTCTCCACAGATATTTAAAAG GACAGGTCGTCACACGAGAGAAGATTCAGGAAGCAAAAGAGGTGTACCGGGAACACTTTCAGGATGATGTGTTCAATGAAAAAGGATGGAATTACATTTTGGAG AAATACAATGGTCACCTGCCCATCGAGATCAAGGCTGTGCCGGAGGGAAGCGTTATCCCGCGTGGGAATGTGCTGTTCACCGTTGTAAGCACAGATCCGGAGTGCTACTGGCTCACTAACTGGGTAGAG ACTATCCTGGTTCAGATCTGGTATCCCATCACCGTCGCGACAAACTCACGAGAACAGAAGAAGATTCTGGCCAAATATCTCATGGAAACGTCAGGAAGCCTGGAAGGGCTGGAATATAAACTGCATGACTTTGGCTACAGAGGGGTTTCATCTCAAGAG ACGGCTGGTATCGGCGCGTCTGCACACTTGGTAAACTTCAAAGGAACAGACACCGTGGCCGGGATCTGCGTTATCAAGAAGTACTACGGCACCAAAGACCCGGTTCCTGGTTTCTCAGTTCCTGCTGCAGAACACAG CACAATCACTGCCTGGGGAAAGGACCACGAGAAGGATGCTTTTGAACACATCATCAAGCAGTTCCCTTCTGTCCCCGTGTCAATCGTCAGCGACAGCTACGACATCTACAACGCCTGCGAGAAGATCTGGGGGGAGGACCTGAGGGGTCTGATCGAGATGAGGAGCGCAGACGCCCCGCTGGTGGTCCGACCGGATTCAGGAAACCCTCTAGACACAGTGCTAAAG GTCCTGGAAATTTTAGGAAAGAAATTTCCTCTTGTTGAGAACTCTAAAGGCTATAAGGTGCTTCCGCCCTACATCCGAGTCATTCAGGGCGACGGTGTGGACATCAATACTTTACAGGAG ATTGTGGAGGGCATGAAAGAGCACCGATGGAGCATCGAGAACATCGCGTTTGGCTCAGGAGGAGCACTGCTGCAGAAACTGACCCGAGATCTGCTCAACTGCTCTTTTAAGTGCAGTTATGTGGTGACGAACGGACTGGGC GTCAACGTCTTCAAAGACCCTGTTGCAGACCCCAACAAAAGGTCAAAGAAGGGTCGGCTTTCTCTTCACAGAACACCTAGCGGAGATTTTGTTACTCTGGAAGAGGGGAAGGGTGATCTGGAGGAGTATGGAGAG GACTTGCTGCACACTGTGTTCAGAAACGGGAAGATTGTAAAGACGTACACCTTCGATGAGGTCAGAGACAATGCCAAGCTGAAGGAGAGCGAACTGGAGGATCTGCTGCTGTGA